A genomic window from Triticum urartu cultivar G1812 chromosome 7, Tu2.1, whole genome shotgun sequence includes:
- the LOC125523399 gene encoding uncharacterized protein LOC125523399 — protein MAEQGNKTTSWWRRFRWLYAVRCTLACVVTLVAVAVIVRAVVVMLRPEKLQLKLAAGRVAANYIPSLPPPGNEVRLKFVLRAYNPSGRATLEYANVTVRLTDASSSSSSAEAPTARITEFDLPKPIDVTQQTLSEVLVPLSLVPEEDLPMRYVRALYEGRGVAGAEMELRGVLSTHVAMSTTSVLTTYYCWPVTIAVGPGDYAAADVACFDKLDAPAHV, from the coding sequence ATGGCCGAGCAGGGGAACAAGACGACGAGCTGGTGGAGGAGGTTCCGGTGGCTATACGCGGTGCGGTGCACCTTAGCGTGCGTGGTCACCCTGGTGGCCGTGGCAGTGATCGTCCGGGCGGTGGTGGTGATGCTCCGCCCCGAGAAGCTCCAGCTgaagctcgccgccggccgcGTAGCTGCCAACTACATACCGTCGCTGCCACCCCCGGGCAACGAGGTGCGGCTCAAGTTCGTCCTCAGGGCCTACAACCCAAGCGGGCGCGCCACCCTCGAGTACGCCAACGTCACCGTCCGGCTCACGGACGCGTCGTCGTCATCTTCTTCGGCGGAGGCGCCTACAGCGAGGATCACCGAGTTCGACCTTCCGAAGCCCATCGACGTGACGCAGCAGACATTGAGCGAGGTGCTCGTGCCGTTGTCGCTGGTGCCGGAGGAGGATCTACCGATGCGGTACGTGCGCGCGCTCTACGAGGGGCGCGGCGTGGCCGGCGCGGAGATGGAGCTGAGAGGGGTCTTGTCCACCCACGTGGCGATGTCCACCACAAGTGTCCTCACCACGTACTACTGCTGGCCGGTGACCATCGCCGTCGGCCCGGGCGACTACGCCGCCGCCGACGTGGCCTGCTTCGACAAGTTGGACGCCCCGGCTCATGTGTGA